The Coraliomargarita sinensis genomic sequence TCACATGGGTGATGTGCGCCGCACGGTCCAAAATCTGCAAATCGTGAAGGTTGTAGCGGACAAGAACCTGATCCTGATCAAGGGCAGTGTTCCCGGTTCCCGTGGCAGCCTCGTTACCGTCCGCACTGCGGTTAAGAACAAAGTCGCTAAGGCATAACCCTGAGCAGGAAAGGAAACGATACGATGAAACTTAAGGTATTTACAACTGACGGGAAAAAGAGCGAAGAAAAAGAATTCGCCAACTTCCCGGCATTCGAGGGGGACAAAGGCATTGCGGCGGTTCGTCAGGTTGTGATCGCACACCAGGCCAACAAACGCCAGGGCAACGCCTCCACCAAGACCCGTGCCGAAGTGGCCGGTTCCGGTAAGAAGCTTTTCCGCCAAAAGGGTAGCGGTACCGCCCGTCAGGGCACACGCCGCGTCCCACACCAACGTCACGGTGGTGTGGCCCACGGCCCGAAGCCCCGCGATTACTCGCAAAAGATCAATCGCAAGATGAAGGCCCTCGCTTTCCAGCGCGCGCTCTTTGACCGCGCTTCCGAAGGCGGTCTTTCCGTGATCGAGGCGCTCGAAGTAAAAGAGCCCAAGACCAAGCTCTTCAATCAGGTGCTGACATCCGTGCTTCCCGAGCGTGGTAAAGTTCTGATCGTTGACGACCAATTTGAAAACAATGCTGCCCTGGCCGCACGTAATATCGACGGCGTTTCGCTCTCGGAAGCTGGCGACCTCAGCACACTCGATGTCGTGCGTTACCGCCACATCATCGTGAGCTCCAAGGGTATCGAAACCATCATCGCACGCGCCAACGGAGGTGAGTAATCATGATTATTGCTGACAAAATTCTTCGCGAATACCGCATCACCGAGAAAGCCGCCGATCTCGCGGCCAACCTGAACCAATACACTTTCGAAGTCGCACCCGATGCGAACCGAAAGGAAGTCGCGCGCGCCGTGGCCAAAGTGTTCAACGTCGAGGTGACGAAGGTAAACATTCTCAACAAGAAGCCGAAACTGAAGGTCGACCGCATGCGTCGCGGCCGTCCCGGTACCAAGGGTGGCCACAAAAAGGCCATCGTAACACTTAAAGAGGGCGACGCCATCGAACTCGTTTAACACACGAAGGGACCAGACATCATGCCACTTACAGATTCCAGACCTTTGACTCCTGGTCAGCGCTTCCTGACACGTAACAAGCAGAACGTGTCCAAGAAGAAGCCTGAGCGCCGTCTTACCACCAAGATCCACGACAAGAAGGGCCGTAACTGCTATGGCCGCATCACTTCCCGTCGCCGTGGCGGTGGCCACAAGAAGGCATACCGTATCATCGACTTTCGTCGCGACAAGATCGACATCCCGGCCAAGGTACAGGCGATCGAATATGATCCGAACCGCACGGCCAACCTTGCGCTGCTTGCCTACGCTGACGGTGAAAAACGCTACATCCTTGCGCCTCGCGGCGTGAAGGAAGGCGATACACTCCTCAGCGTTAATGAGCGCGTTGAATTCAGCCCGGGTTACAGCCTGCCGCTCGCAATCGTCCCGCCTGCCACCAAGATCCATGCGATTGAACTTCACCCCGGTCGCGGGGCACAAATCGCCCGTTCCGCAGGGCAAGCCGCACAGCTTGTTTCCGTAGACGGGGATCGTGCCACCGTCAAAATGCCTTCCGGTGAAATCCGCTATCTCAACGCCCGCTGCCGCGCTACGATCGGTGAAGTCGGCAACCACGAGCATGAGAGCCAAAGCCTTGGTAAAGCAGGACGCCGCCGCTGGCTCGGACGTCGCCCACGTGTTCGTGGTGTGGCCATGAATCCCGTCGATCACCCAATGGGTGGTGGTGAAGGCCGCACCTCCGGTGGTGGTCACCCGCAATCTCCCTGGGGTCAGCTCTCCAAGGGCTTCCCCACCCGCAAGAAATCCAATCCGACCAATTCGCAGATCGTTGTCCGTCGCAACGGCCGTCAATTGAAGAAGAAGTAATTACTGATTAATCATGTCACGTTCCGTTAAAAAAGGTTTCTTCGTCGATCCCCACCTCGCCAAAAAGGTTGAGACGGCTCAGGCGAACAACGATCGCAAGCCGATCCAGACTTGGTCCCGCCGTTCGACGATCACTCCGGACTTCGTTGGTTTGAACTTCAATGTTCACAACGGCCGCAGTTTCCTCCCGGTTTACGTCACCGAAAATATGGTAGGCCACAAACTCGGCGAGTTCGCACCGACCCGCACTTTCAAGGGGCACCCGACCGGCAAGTAATTTTTCGACCCACCCAGCCATGCAAACAAACGCACAACGCACATCCAAACTGCTGAGCCTGTTCCTTCTCGGAGCGGTGCTGCTTGCGGGTGTTGCGCGTGCGGATGTGCCCGGCTTCGTTAAGGAAAGCCTCTACAGCCCAAATGCTGCGCCCGTTTCCGAGGTTATTCCCTCGCTTGCTGCCGATGTCGTGATTCTCGACGGCGGCCTGGAGCAGGGGATACGCCTGGGCATGGTCTGCCGTGTCTCCCGCGGTTTCCAGGAAATTGGCGAGCTTATCATCATCAAATCCCAAAGCGACCGTTCTGCAGGCCTTATCCTCGAACTGTCCGAAGACTCTTTCATTCAAGCGGGTGACATCGCCCGAATCAAAACACTTCAAAACAGCTGATTACCATGCAGGTCCAAGCTTACACAAAATACGCACGCATGTCGCCGAAGAAAGTTCGCGACATTACCAAGGCTATCCAGGGTCGCAATGCTGCTGAGGCAGTCGAGATCTTGCGCTTTATCCCCCGCAAGTCGGCACGTCTCGTGAGCAAGACGCTCCAGTCTGCTATCGCGAATGCGGAGAATAATAACAACCTCTCCTCCGACTCGCTTACCATCGAGTCGGCTATCGTCGAGGAAGGTCCCGCCTTCCGTCGTTTCCGTCCCGCCGCCCGCGGTTCGGCTCACCCTTACAAGAAGCGCACCAGCAATATCCGCATTGTCCTCTCCGACGAGGCTTAAGAATCCAAGACCACTTTTATTATGGGACAAAAAGTTCATCCAATCGGCTTCCGCCTTGCAGTAACCCGCGACTGGGATTCCCGCTGGTATGCCTCCAAGAAGGATTTTCCGACCTTCATCAAAGAGGACCATACCATCCGTACATTCCTGACCGAGAAGCTTCGCTACGCTTCCGTGCCTCGTATTTTCATCGAGCGCGCCTCCGGTCGCGTCCGCGTTAAGATCTTTACCGCACGCCCCGGTGTCGTCATCGGTCGTAAGGGGCAGGAGCTCGACAAGATCAAGGCACAGCTGAACAAGAAAGTCGGCAAGGACATCATGCTGGACATCCAGGAGGTCAAGCGTCCCGACCTGTCCGCACAACTTGTTTCCGAGAATGTCGCTCTGCAACTTGAACGCCGTATCGCTTTCCGCCGCGCCATGAAGCGCGCTGTCCAGACCACTATGGCGATGGGTGCGGACGGTATCCGTATCCAGTGTTCCGGTCGTCTCGGCGGTGCCGACATTGCCCGCACCGAGCAACAGCGCCAGGGTCGAGTGCCTCTTCAGACACTCCGTGCGAAAATCGAATACGGCTTCACCGAAGCCAGCACGGTTTACGGCATTATCGGCGTCAAATGCTGGATCTGCCACCCGGACGAAGAAGAAGTCTAATTACGAACGAACATTTTAACCTTTTACTTTAGCGAACCATGGCACTTCTCCCATCACGCACAAAATACCGTAAAGTCCACAAGGGCCGCATCTACGGAACCGCCCAGAAGGGTAATTCCCTGGCTTTCGGCGATTTCGGTATACAATCACTCACCCGCGGTCGTATGACTTCGCAACAGATCGAAGCAGCTCGTGTTGCGATGACACGTAGCCTCAAGCGTAAGGGCAAGGTCTGGATCCGCGTTTTTCCACACAAACCGGTGACCAAAAAGCCCGCTGAAACCCGGATGGGTAAAGGCAAGGGCGGCGTCGAGAAGTGGGTCGCCGTGATCAAGCCCGGCACCATGCTTTTCGAAGTGGCCGGTTGTTCCGCCACGGC encodes the following:
- the rplV gene encoding 50S ribosomal protein L22, producing the protein MQVQAYTKYARMSPKKVRDITKAIQGRNAAEAVEILRFIPRKSARLVSKTLQSAIANAENNNNLSSDSLTIESAIVEEGPAFRRFRPAARGSAHPYKKRTSNIRIVLSDEA
- the rpsC gene encoding 30S ribosomal protein S3, with the translated sequence MGQKVHPIGFRLAVTRDWDSRWYASKKDFPTFIKEDHTIRTFLTEKLRYASVPRIFIERASGRVRVKIFTARPGVVIGRKGQELDKIKAQLNKKVGKDIMLDIQEVKRPDLSAQLVSENVALQLERRIAFRRAMKRAVQTTMAMGADGIRIQCSGRLGGADIARTEQQRQGRVPLQTLRAKIEYGFTEASTVYGIIGVKCWICHPDEEEV
- the rpsS gene encoding 30S ribosomal protein S19, which encodes MSRSVKKGFFVDPHLAKKVETAQANNDRKPIQTWSRRSTITPDFVGLNFNVHNGRSFLPVYVTENMVGHKLGEFAPTRTFKGHPTGK
- the rplP gene encoding 50S ribosomal protein L16 → MALLPSRTKYRKVHKGRIYGTAQKGNSLAFGDFGIQSLTRGRMTSQQIEAARVAMTRSLKRKGKVWIRVFPHKPVTKKPAETRMGKGKGGVEKWVAVIKPGTMLFEVAGCSATAAREALRLADTKLPFHCRFVSREEEV
- the rplW gene encoding 50S ribosomal protein L23, whose translation is MIIADKILREYRITEKAADLAANLNQYTFEVAPDANRKEVARAVAKVFNVEVTKVNILNKKPKLKVDRMRRGRPGTKGGHKKAIVTLKEGDAIELV
- the rplD gene encoding 50S ribosomal protein L4 — protein: MKLKVFTTDGKKSEEKEFANFPAFEGDKGIAAVRQVVIAHQANKRQGNASTKTRAEVAGSGKKLFRQKGSGTARQGTRRVPHQRHGGVAHGPKPRDYSQKINRKMKALAFQRALFDRASEGGLSVIEALEVKEPKTKLFNQVLTSVLPERGKVLIVDDQFENNAALAARNIDGVSLSEAGDLSTLDVVRYRHIIVSSKGIETIIARANGGE
- the rplB gene encoding 50S ribosomal protein L2, which produces MPLTDSRPLTPGQRFLTRNKQNVSKKKPERRLTTKIHDKKGRNCYGRITSRRRGGGHKKAYRIIDFRRDKIDIPAKVQAIEYDPNRTANLALLAYADGEKRYILAPRGVKEGDTLLSVNERVEFSPGYSLPLAIVPPATKIHAIELHPGRGAQIARSAGQAAQLVSVDGDRATVKMPSGEIRYLNARCRATIGEVGNHEHESQSLGKAGRRRWLGRRPRVRGVAMNPVDHPMGGGEGRTSGGGHPQSPWGQLSKGFPTRKKSNPTNSQIVVRRNGRQLKKK